The following proteins are co-located in the Tripterygium wilfordii isolate XIE 37 chromosome 2, ASM1340144v1, whole genome shotgun sequence genome:
- the LOC120006668 gene encoding mediator of RNA polymerase II transcription subunit 32-like, translating to MDNIVDSLTSAYQEFVAAAANVLEIKELSGGQKTVATDMALENFKQKWELFRVACDQAEEFVESLKQRIGSESLIDEATGALAGGKSGHAAANTGLAPISALRLEQMSKAVRWLVIELQQGSGAAAAGGSAQNNPSTAAPFDARFSEDAAP from the coding sequence ATGGACAACATTGTAGATTCCTTGACCAGCGCGTATCAGGAATTTGTGGCTGCAGCAGCTAATGTTCTCGAAATCAAGGAGCTCTCCGGAGGCCAAAAGACGGTCGCCACAGACATGGCCCTCGAGAACTTCAAGCAGAAGTGGGAGCTGTTCAGGGTTGCCTGCGATCAGGCGGAGGAATTCGTGGAGTCTCTGAAGCAGAGGATAGGGTCCGAAAGCCTAATTGACGAAGCCACTGGTGCCTTGGCTGGTGGGAAGTCGGGTCATGCTGCTGCTAACACCGGCCTTGCTCCAATTTCTGCACTCCGGTTGGAGCAGATGAGCAAGGCCGTGAGATGGCTGGTGATTGAGCTTCAACAGGGGTCTGGAGCCGCCGCTGCTGGTGGCTCTGCCCAAAATAATCCCTCCACTGCTGCCCCATTTGACGCTAGGTTCTCAGAAGATGCAGCTCCATAG
- the LOC119980047 gene encoding protein FAR1-RELATED SEQUENCE 5-like, translating into MKNFVEEHNHELEPPETHHMIRSYREVSASYGLAIELASDSGLTPRATHELLCKEAGGGQNLGSSWKIKRVICDQERKKIWHMVSWEILMIVDYIDFGDVLTFDTTYDTNKELRPLGAFVGFNHHRQMMIFGGALMYDETADSFAWLFETFLKAHDGKRPQTVFIDQDVAMLNALQRVWPDTRHGLCIWHLNQNGIKRLDW; encoded by the exons ATGAAAAATTTTGTTGAGGAACACAACCATGAACTTGAGCCTCCAGAGACTCATCATATGATAAGATCCTACAGAGAAGTGAGTGCATCTTATGGTTTGGCAATTGAGTTGGCTAGCGATTCTGGACTCACTCCTAGAGCAACCCATGAGTTATTATGTAAAGAAGCAGGGGGAGGGCAAAACTTGGGTTCATCATGGAAGATCAAAAGAGTTATTTGTGatcaagagagaaaaaaaatatggcATATGGTGAGTTGGGAAATATT AATGATTGTTGATTATATTGACTTTGGGGATGTACTCACCTTTGACACTACGTATGACACCAACAAAGAGTTAAGACCGTTGGGTGCATTTGTTGGTTTTAACCATCACAGGCAAATGATGATTTTTGGTGGTGCTCTTATGTATGATGAAACTGCTGATTCGTTTGCATGGTTATTTGAAACTTTCTTGAAGGCTCATGATGGTAAGAGGCCTCAGACAGTGTTTATAGATCAAGATGTTGCTATGTTGAATGCATTGCAAAGAGTGTGGCCTGATACACGACATGGGTTATGCATTTGGCATCTAAATCAAAATGGAATCAAGCGTTTGGATTGGTGA
- the LOC119980055 gene encoding uncharacterized protein LOC119980055, whose amino-acid sequence MSNNGVNGREDEINRKRRHTSDEITAFRELEEDEDNELLSLSLSFRPSRGRRISSPGNSHSQQPSLTLPSPPRPPISQSVQQSSMSIMQNLLRKPPPQLTLQPSPSHQIYIPSLSMSSQPVVYHEPEPQPAPRQTRTRRNPTQAPGEGKSDTIPAPYPWSTNRRATVHNLEYLLSKRISTISGEVQCKRCEKQYEMEYYLRERFDAVATYLLEKKSGMHERAPSIWMNPVLPTCRFCEQENSAKPVISKKREINWLFLLLGQSIGCCTLDQLKYFCKHTRNHRTGAKDRILYLAYLTLCKQLVPSGPFNC is encoded by the coding sequence ATGAGCAACAATGGCGTGAACGGCAGAGAAGACGAAATCAACAGGAAGAGGAGGCATACTAGCGATGAAATCACAGCGTTTCGAGAGctggaagaagatgaagataacGAATTGCTTTCTCTCTCGCTCTCGTTCCGTCCATCGAGAGGCAGGAGGATTTCGTCTCCGGGAAATTCACATTCGCAGCAGCCGTCATTGACACTGCCTTCACCGCCACGGCCACCGATATCACAGTCAGTACAACAGTCGTCAATGTCGATTATGCAAAACTTGCTCCGCAAACCACCACCTCAACTCACTCTCCAACCCTCCCCGTCGCATCAAATCTACATCCCTTCTTTATCAATGTCGTCTCAGCCCGTAGTGTACCACGAACCCGAACCCCAACCCGCGCCGCGCCAAACTCGTACTCGGCGTAACCCAACGCAGGCGCCAGGTGAAGGTAAGAGCGACACGATCCCCGCGCCCTACCCGTGGTCCACAAATCGGCGCGCAACCGTGCATAATTTGGAGTATTTGTTGTCAAAGAGGATATCGACGATTTCGGGTGAGGTTCAATGTAAGAGGTGCGAGAAGCAGTATGAGATGGAGTAttatttgagagagagatttgaTGCGGTAGCGACGTATTTGCTGGAGAAGAAGAGCGGAATGCATGAGAGAGCACCGAGTATTTGGATGAATCCGGTTCTGCCTACGTGTAGGTTCTGTGAGCAAGAGAACAGTGCGAAGCCGGTGATTAGTAAGAAGAGGGAGATTAACTGGCTGTTTTTGCTACTTGGGCAGAGTATTGGGTGCTGCACACTTGATCAGTTGAAGTATTTCTGTAAGCATACAAGGAATCATCGAACTGGGGCTAAGGATCGTATACTTTATCTTGCATATCTTACTTTGTGTAAACAGCTTGTTCCTTCTGGGCCTTTTAATTGCTGA
- the LOC120015480 gene encoding polyol transporter 5-like isoform X3, whose amino-acid sequence MAGVNALNIAVPSQEPKTIADFDPPKRPKRNKYALACTLLASMTSVLMGYDIGVMSGAVIYIKDDLKINDTQVEIITGIISVYSLIGSGLAGRTSDWIGRRYTIILAGAIFFAGAILMGFATNYAFLMVGRFVAGIGVGYALMIAPVYTAELAPASIRGFLTSFPEVFINSGVLLGYVSNYAFSKLPTNLGWRFMLGIGAVPSFFLALGVLAMPESPRWLVMQGRLGDAKRVLDKTSDTPEEAQLRLADIKQVSGIPEDQNDDVVQVPKKQSHGEGVWKELLLHPTPAVRHILLAGVGILFFQQASGVDSVVVYSPRIFEKAGITSNNGKLLATIAVGVSKTLFIFISTFLLDKVGRRPLLLCSNGFMIVSLLALSVSLTVIDHNHQKVSWAVGLAFASVLGVVGSFSMGFGPIPWVYSSEVFPLRLRAQGMALGVAANRLTSGVLSMTFISMYKTMTIGGAFFFYAGIAIVSWIFFFFCLPETHGRTLEDMEVLFGKIFEWRPILMKKNRNNDIA is encoded by the exons ATGGCTGGTGTAAATGCGCTAAACATTGCCGTTCCCAGCCAAGAACCCAAAACAATTGCAGATTTTGACCCTCCGAAGAGACCAAAACGAAACAAGTATGCTCTTGCTTGCACACTACTGGCTTCCATGACTTCAGTCCTGATGGGTTACG ATATTGGAGTGATGAGTGGAGCTGTTATCTACATCAAAGACGACCTGAAAATCAACGATACACAGGTTGAAATCATCACCGGTATCATTAGTGTGTACTCTCTAATTGGCTCCGGCCTCGCCGGTAGAACCTCTGACTGGATCGGTCGCCGGTACACCATAATTTTGGCAGGTGCTATCTTCTTCGCCGGGGCAATTCTCATGGGGTTCGCCACAAACTATGCCTTCCTAATGGTTGGCCGCTTCGTCGCTGGGATAGGCGTCGGGTACGCACTCATGATTGCCCCCGTCTATACCGCCGAGTTGGCTCCCGCTTCCATTCGCGGCTTCCTTACATCATTCCCGGAG GTTTTCATAAATAGTGGAGTATTACTTGGCTATGTATCAAACTACGCATTCTCGAAGCTTCCGACTAACTTGGGATGGCGATTCATGCTCGGAATAGGTGCGGTTCCGTCTTTCTTCCTCGCCTTAGGAGTGCTCGCCATGCCGGAATCTCCGCGGTGGCTGGTGATGCAAGGACGACTCGGGGATGCAAAGCGAGTTCTCGACAAAACATCCGATACACCTGAAGAAGCACAACTGAGATTAGCAGATATAAAACAAGTATCTGGTATTCCAGAAGACCAAAACGACGACGTTGTTCAGGTCCCGAAGAAGCAAAGTCACGGAGAGGGCGTGTGGAAGGAATTGCTGCTCCATCCGACCCCAGCCGTTCGTCACATCCTACTTGCAGGGGTTGGTATTCTCTTCTTCCAACAAGCGTCTGGTGTAGACTCGGTTGTAGTATATAGTCCCCGTATCTTCGAGAAAGCCGGCATCACATCGAATAATGGGAAGTTACTCGCCACCATAGCCGTTGGAGTCAGCAAAACActtttcatcttcatctccaCATTCTTGCTTGATAAAGTCGGACGACGCCCGTTGCTTCTCTGCAGCAACGGTTTCATGATTGTGTCGCTACTAGCGCTCTCTGTCAGCCTCACTGTCATCgatcacaatcatcaaaaagtgTCGTGGGCCGTTGGATTGGCGTTTGCTTCGGTATTAGGAGTCGTGGGGTCGTTCTCAATGGGATTCGGACCCATCCCGTGGGTTTACAGTTCAGAGGTATTCCCGTTGAGGCTCCGCGCACAAGGAATGGCTTTGGGAGTGGCAGCGAATAGATTAACAAGTGGAGTCCTCTCAATGACATTCATATCCATGTACAAAACGATGACAATTGGTGGCGCCTTCTTCTTTTACGCTGGAATAGCAATAGTGTCgtggatcttcttcttcttctgtttgcCTGAAACGCACGGGAGAACACTTGAGGACATGGAGGTCTTGTTTGGTAAAATATTTGAGTGGAGACCTATCTTAATGAAGAAGAATAGGAATAACGATATAGCTTAG
- the LOC120015480 gene encoding polyol transporter 5-like isoform X2, whose product MAGANALNVEAPSQQPKIIADFDPPTKPKRNKYALACAILASMTSVLLGYDIGVMSGAVIYIKDDLKINDTQVEIITGIISVYSLIGSGLAGRTSDWIGRRYTIILAGAIFFAGAILMGFATNYAFLMVGRFVAGIGVGYALMIAPVYTAELAPASIRGFLTSFPEVFINSGVLLGYVSNYAFSKLPTNLGWRFMLGIGAVPSFFLALGVLAMPESPRWLVMQGRLGDAKRVLDKTSDTPEEAQLRLADIKQVSGIPEDQNDDVVQVPKKQSHGEGVWKELLLHPTPAVRHILLAGVGILFFQQASGVDSVVVYSPRIFEKAGITSNNGKLLATIAVGVSKTLFIFISTFLLDKVGRRPLLLCSNGFMIVSLLALSVSLTVIDHNHQKVSWAVGLAFASVLGVVGSFSMGFGPIPWVYSSEVFPLRLRAQGMALGVAANRLTSGVLSMTFISMYKTMTIGGAFFFYAGIAIVSWIFFFFCLPETHGRTLEDMEVLFGKIFEWRPILMKKNRNNDIA is encoded by the exons ATATTGGAGTGATGAGTGGAGCTGTTATCTACATCAAAGACGACCTGAAAATCAACGATACACAGGTTGAAATCATCACCGGTATCATTAGTGTGTACTCTCTAATTGGCTCCGGCCTCGCCGGTAGAACCTCTGACTGGATCGGTCGCCGGTACACCATAATTTTGGCAGGTGCTATCTTCTTCGCCGGGGCAATTCTCATGGGGTTCGCCACAAACTATGCCTTCCTAATGGTTGGCCGCTTCGTCGCTGGGATAGGCGTCGGGTACGCACTCATGATTGCCCCCGTCTATACCGCCGAGTTGGCTCCCGCTTCCATTCGCGGCTTCCTTACATCATTCCCGGAG GTTTTCATAAATAGTGGAGTATTACTTGGCTATGTATCAAACTACGCATTCTCGAAGCTTCCGACTAACTTGGGATGGCGATTCATGCTCGGAATAGGTGCGGTTCCGTCTTTCTTCCTCGCCTTAGGAGTGCTCGCCATGCCGGAATCTCCGCGGTGGCTGGTGATGCAAGGACGACTCGGGGATGCAAAGCGAGTTCTCGACAAAACATCCGATACACCTGAAGAAGCACAACTGAGATTAGCAGATATAAAACAAGTATCTGGTATTCCAGAAGACCAAAACGACGACGTTGTTCAGGTCCCGAAGAAGCAAAGTCACGGAGAGGGCGTGTGGAAGGAATTGCTGCTCCATCCGACCCCAGCCGTTCGTCACATCCTACTTGCAGGGGTTGGTATTCTCTTCTTCCAACAAGCGTCTGGTGTAGACTCGGTTGTAGTATATAGTCCCCGTATCTTCGAGAAAGCCGGCATCACATCGAATAATGGGAAGTTACTCGCCACCATAGCCGTTGGAGTCAGCAAAACActtttcatcttcatctccaCATTCTTGCTTGATAAAGTCGGACGACGCCCGTTGCTTCTCTGCAGCAACGGTTTCATGATTGTGTCGCTACTAGCGCTCTCTGTCAGCCTCACTGTCATCgatcacaatcatcaaaaagtgTCGTGGGCCGTTGGATTGGCGTTTGCTTCGGTATTAGGAGTCGTGGGGTCGTTCTCAATGGGATTCGGACCCATCCCGTGGGTTTACAGTTCAGAGGTATTCCCGTTGAGGCTCCGCGCACAAGGAATGGCTTTGGGAGTGGCAGCGAATAGATTAACAAGTGGAGTCCTCTCAATGACATTCATATCCATGTACAAAACGATGACAATTGGTGGCGCCTTCTTCTTTTACGCTGGAATAGCAATAGTGTCgtggatcttcttcttcttctgtttgcCTGAAACGCACGGGAGAACACTTGAGGACATGGAGGTCTTGTTTGGTAAAATATTTGAGTGGAGACCTATCTTAATGAAGAAGAATAGGAATAACGATATAGCTTAG